The Lewinellaceae bacterium genome includes a region encoding these proteins:
- a CDS encoding patatin-like phospholipase family protein yields the protein MKKIGLVLSGGGVRGMAHIGLLQALEENDIEISAISGASAGALVGTLYAAGMSPQDILKFYEEHSLFNFSYYNIGGIGIFNSSKYQDYYKDYIPENSFEALKKKLFISTTDLEEGKSVIHSSGELLLPLVASASLPPIFSPVEINDKLHADGGILNNFPVEPLTDICDKIIGSYVSPIKPLGKKDLKTTTQISTRSMSLVLYAAVRQKYHLCDVVLEIENLDTVNLLSQRQIKEAYEIGYEKAIKDMALILERLAH from the coding sequence ATGAAGAAGATAGGATTGGTTCTTTCAGGAGGAGGAGTCAGGGGAATGGCGCATATTGGTTTGCTCCAGGCATTGGAGGAAAACGATATTGAGATCAGTGCCATTTCCGGCGCCAGTGCCGGCGCCCTGGTCGGCACCCTTTATGCTGCGGGGATGTCTCCCCAGGATATTTTAAAATTTTATGAAGAACATTCCCTGTTTAATTTTTCGTATTACAATATCGGAGGGATAGGGATCTTCAATTCCTCTAAATACCAGGATTATTACAAAGATTACATTCCTGAAAATAGCTTTGAGGCCCTTAAAAAGAAACTTTTCATCTCTACGACCGACCTGGAGGAAGGTAAGTCCGTCATTCATAGTTCAGGAGAACTTTTGCTCCCATTGGTGGCTTCGGCTTCCTTACCGCCCATTTTCTCTCCTGTTGAAATCAACGACAAACTGCATGCCGATGGAGGAATTCTCAATAACTTTCCCGTAGAACCGCTTACGGATATTTGTGATAAGATCATCGGGAGTTACGTTTCCCCCATCAAACCCCTTGGAAAAAAGGATCTGAAAACAACCACCCAGATTTCAACCCGCTCCATGTCACTAGTGTTGTATGCGGCTGTACGGCAAAAATATCACCTGTGCGATGTGGTTCTGGAAATTGAAAACCTGGATACCGTCAATCTGCTCAGCCAGCGTCAGATCAAGGAAGCTTATGAGATTGGGTATGAAAAAGCCATCAAAGATATGGCTCTTATTTTGGAGCGTCTCGCGCATTAA